A single region of the Saprospiraceae bacterium genome encodes:
- a CDS encoding alpha-L-fucosidase — protein MKLQPSLLFLIFPMFSLMLKAQENIDRAARAGQSNAQGAQKGNEVPIPTQAQLDWQNAELAALFSVDLHVFDGKVYNQKENRITPIPDYNIFNPEHLDTDQWVKSAKDAGCKIAILTVTHETGFALYQSEVNPYCLKALKWRDGKGDILRDFKASCEKYDMLPGVYIGTRWNAFYGVYDFKVNGEGDFAANRQKYYNAMIEKMVEEIFTNYGDWAMVWFDGGAHGPEQGGPDVLSVFERYQPNCLFYHNLQRADMRWGGSESGTVPYPCWGTFPYPSTGAGESAKKEISANDFALLKTGDPNGKYYIHAMSDAPLRGNGGHDWFWEPNREHLIYPLDKLVNMYYNSVGHNTSLILGLTPGPDGLMPQPDVQRLKEFGQEINRRFSNPIASTAETGDKVVLKLPKKQQINQVVLMEDISKGERIRKFVLEGKTKNGWQTIFAGSCIGHKFIHRFDALEVSAVRLTITESIGEPQLLDFAVFQVGKI, from the coding sequence ATGAAACTACAACCAAGTCTCCTTTTTCTGATTTTCCCAATGTTTTCCTTAATGCTGAAGGCACAGGAGAACATTGATCGCGCTGCCAGGGCAGGCCAGTCGAACGCCCAGGGGGCGCAAAAAGGCAATGAAGTGCCCATTCCAACACAGGCGCAGCTGGATTGGCAAAATGCCGAATTGGCGGCCCTTTTTAGTGTCGACCTTCATGTTTTCGATGGGAAAGTATATAATCAAAAGGAAAACAGGATTACGCCTATCCCTGATTACAACATTTTTAATCCCGAGCACCTCGATACCGATCAGTGGGTTAAGTCGGCAAAAGATGCCGGCTGCAAAATTGCCATTCTGACGGTTACCCACGAAACGGGGTTTGCCCTTTATCAAAGTGAGGTAAATCCTTACTGTCTGAAAGCCTTGAAATGGCGGGATGGTAAAGGAGATATCCTGCGCGACTTTAAAGCTTCTTGTGAAAAGTATGATATGCTTCCCGGCGTTTATATCGGAACGCGTTGGAATGCTTTTTATGGCGTCTACGATTTTAAGGTAAATGGGGAAGGAGATTTTGCAGCAAACCGGCAAAAATATTATAATGCCATGATTGAAAAAATGGTAGAAGAAATCTTCACCAACTATGGGGACTGGGCGATGGTTTGGTTCGACGGTGGCGCCCACGGCCCGGAACAAGGTGGCCCCGATGTGCTTTCCGTTTTTGAAAGATACCAGCCCAATTGCTTGTTTTACCACAATCTGCAACGTGCCGACATGCGCTGGGGTGGCAGTGAATCTGGAACCGTCCCCTATCCTTGCTGGGGCACTTTTCCTTATCCCTCAACCGGAGCTGGCGAGTCGGCAAAAAAAGAGATTAGCGCTAATGATTTTGCCTTGTTAAAAACCGGCGATCCGAATGGAAAATATTACATCCATGCCATGAGCGATGCCCCCCTTCGCGGAAATGGCGGACATGACTGGTTTTGGGAACCCAACCGCGAGCACCTTATTTATCCACTCGACAAATTGGTGAACATGTATTACAACTCGGTAGGCCACAACACCAGCCTGATCCTGGGCCTGACCCCCGGGCCAGACGGATTAATGCCCCAACCGGACGTACAACGACTCAAGGAATTCGGCCAAGAAATCAACCGCCGGTTCTCAAACCCAATCGCTTCAACAGCTGAAACGGGCGATAAGGTGGTTTTGAAACTTCCGAAAAAACAGCAGATCAATCAAGTTGTTTTGATGGAAGACATCTCAAAAGGAGAACGTATTAGAAAATTTGTTTTGGAAGGGAAAACAAAAAATGGTTGGCAAACTATTTTTGCAGGCTCTTGCATTGGTCACAAATTTATTCATCGCTTTGATGCCCTGGAAGTCTCTGCCGTTCGGCTAACTATCACGGAATCTATAGGCGAACCGCAATTGTTGGATTTCGCTGTTTTTCAGGTGGGAAAGATTTGA
- a CDS encoding AAA family ATPase — MNESSIKNLIKRYKQYTREHGLSEELYKWELLTQYQGRPDLSIIDFQGEIKGINFFNLIYAAGIGVLHQLAKNKTEALRACFKVLFDENLPLIERVKYFNEETLKIYREVEPNEQLSHHQDERTIATLLTYHNPRKYAFYKFSFYKKYCDLLGIKPHKKNEKYVHYLTLINDFIKQYIESDQELIALVKGKLPENAFPDENHLLLAQDILYGTLDRQLGLNRSYWRIGTSDGAQSYWNSMQTQGMVSIGWPELGNLSEKDVQSKKDIADLMLQAGYYEDQKSTLSRKAGEVYHFFNDINVGDVVLAQDGESILGIGIVKDEYSFEENNGFPHQLPVEWKVLNPGFKHKEGLLTTVWKIAQMDTIKKIEQALNQPQPLTTETINNMNIPLNQIFYGPPGTGKTFHTVNKAIEIINPDFVLEQEREKVKAEFDRLVTEGRITFTTFHQSMSYEDFIEGIKPQEPKEEGHPVIYKVENGIFKTICAEARKTQKPFVLIIDEVNRGNVSQIFGELITLIEADKRLGQAEALELTLPYSKEKFGVPSNLYLIGTMNTADRSVEALDTALRRRFSFIEMPPVPAVIKSKGKLKNALGKLQMGEAEVDLEGLLTTINERIEILLDRDHLIGHSYFMNVDSPGHLKTAFSKHIIPLLQEYFYGDYGKIALVLGEAFCKGQKVQNGKFAAVKDYDTSHFTEKIIYTIPDIANDNFDIAAAINTLLN; from the coding sequence ATGAATGAATCTTCCATCAAAAACCTCATAAAAAGGTACAAACAATATACCCGCGAACACGGCTTATCGGAAGAATTATACAAATGGGAATTATTAACTCAATACCAGGGAAGGCCGGATCTTTCGATTATTGATTTTCAAGGGGAAATAAAGGGCATCAACTTTTTCAATCTTATTTATGCCGCAGGAATCGGGGTGCTTCATCAGCTGGCCAAAAATAAGACGGAGGCACTTAGGGCCTGCTTTAAGGTCTTGTTTGATGAGAACTTGCCACTGATAGAAAGGGTGAAATATTTTAATGAAGAAACCCTTAAAATCTATAGGGAAGTCGAACCCAATGAGCAACTTTCTCACCACCAGGATGAAAGAACCATCGCTACCTTACTCACTTACCACAATCCCCGTAAATATGCCTTTTACAAGTTCTCTTTCTATAAAAAGTACTGCGATTTATTGGGGATTAAACCCCACAAAAAGAATGAGAAGTATGTACATTATTTAACGCTCATCAATGACTTTATTAAACAATATATCGAATCCGATCAGGAGCTCATTGCTTTGGTCAAGGGAAAACTACCTGAAAATGCTTTTCCTGATGAAAACCATTTACTGCTGGCCCAAGATATTCTGTATGGGACATTAGATCGACAATTGGGACTGAATAGAAGCTATTGGCGGATTGGGACAAGTGATGGCGCTCAAAGTTATTGGAATAGCATGCAGACGCAAGGAATGGTCAGCATTGGATGGCCTGAATTGGGGAACTTGAGTGAAAAGGATGTCCAATCCAAAAAAGACATAGCAGACCTCATGCTTCAAGCAGGTTACTATGAAGATCAAAAAAGCACCCTTAGCCGAAAGGCCGGAGAGGTGTATCACTTTTTTAACGATATCAATGTTGGTGATGTGGTTTTGGCTCAGGATGGTGAATCGATCCTGGGCATTGGTATCGTTAAAGACGAATATAGCTTCGAGGAAAACAATGGATTCCCGCATCAATTACCCGTTGAGTGGAAGGTATTAAATCCTGGGTTTAAGCATAAAGAGGGGCTACTCACTACGGTTTGGAAAATTGCTCAGATGGATACCATAAAAAAGATTGAGCAGGCCTTAAATCAACCCCAACCATTAACCACGGAAACGATAAATAACATGAATATTCCGCTGAATCAAATCTTCTATGGGCCTCCGGGCACCGGAAAGACCTTCCATACCGTCAACAAAGCAATTGAAATTATAAATCCTGATTTTGTTTTAGAACAAGAGAGAGAAAAGGTAAAGGCGGAATTTGATCGATTGGTAACGGAGGGCCGGATTACATTTACGACCTTTCACCAAAGTATGAGTTATGAAGATTTTATAGAAGGTATAAAACCGCAGGAACCGAAGGAAGAAGGGCACCCAGTCATCTATAAAGTAGAAAATGGTATTTTTAAAACGATTTGTGCGGAAGCCAGAAAAACGCAAAAGCCTTTTGTTCTCATCATTGATGAAGTCAATCGAGGTAATGTTTCACAAATCTTTGGAGAGTTAATTACGCTGATCGAAGCAGATAAACGACTGGGGCAAGCTGAAGCCCTGGAACTGACGCTACCTTACAGCAAAGAAAAATTTGGTGTCCCATCCAATTTATACCTCATTGGAACCATGAATACGGCTGATCGAAGTGTAGAGGCACTAGATACAGCCCTACGCAGACGCTTCAGTTTTATTGAAATGCCACCTGTGCCTGCGGTGATAAAAAGCAAGGGGAAATTGAAAAATGCCCTGGGGAAACTACAGATGGGCGAAGCAGAGGTAGACTTGGAAGGACTGTTAACTACCATCAACGAAAGAATTGAAATCCTGCTGGATCGTGATCACCTCATTGGACATAGTTATTTTATGAATGTCGATAGCCCAGGCCATTTAAAAACGGCATTTTCCAAACACATCATCCCCCTCTTGCAGGAGTATTTCTATGGCGATTATGGAAAAATTGCTTTGGTACTGGGAGAGGCATTTTGCAAGGGACAGAAAGTCCAAAATGGCAAGTTCGCAGCAGTAAAGGACTATGACACCAGCCACTTTACAGAGAAAATCATTTACACTATCCCCGATATAGCCAACGATAATTTTGATATCGCAGCGGCCATAAATACACTCTTAAATTAA
- a CDS encoding restriction endonuclease, whose translation MSKKPNHITVFEHQCLWTHKGKDPLSPIQLTALQQFYGEKGVPFYKLIHKGVQFKEYVGVLQIGDLVIEVLPKADKYTTEKDWQAILTGMLLAVGAFNIHAPSASALRLKSNFILDLYFELFIVELEYLFHKGLIKKYRKTEGNILALKGNILFSKHLQQNVVHQERFYVRHTQYDQQHLFHQILYKTLRLLQRINTNVALNSRIGHLLLHFPEMEDIKVSDATFTRLVLNRKTEDYENAIAISKLLLLNYHPDLCQGKMNVLALMFDMNLLWEQFIYVSLRKHLRGEMTITAQTTMDFWKSTEGHLSKIKPDIVINQGKADAAIIDTKWKNLGDGKPSPDDLRQLYVYHEYYQAQKVALVYPGTANIYPGHYFYPNERGLSQKECSVISLPTEKVISVWQESIARELLGRWLGGE comes from the coding sequence GTGAGTAAGAAACCCAACCATATTACTGTATTTGAGCACCAGTGCTTATGGACCCATAAGGGGAAAGATCCATTGTCTCCCATTCAATTGACGGCCTTGCAGCAGTTCTATGGAGAAAAAGGAGTGCCTTTTTACAAATTGATCCATAAAGGTGTCCAGTTTAAGGAATACGTCGGTGTTTTACAGATCGGTGATCTGGTCATCGAGGTATTGCCCAAAGCGGATAAATACACAACAGAAAAGGACTGGCAAGCTATTCTAACCGGTATGCTATTGGCCGTTGGAGCCTTTAATATTCATGCCCCCAGTGCTTCTGCCTTGCGCTTAAAATCCAATTTTATACTCGACCTGTACTTTGAGTTGTTTATTGTCGAACTGGAATATCTCTTCCACAAAGGCTTGATCAAAAAGTATAGAAAAACAGAAGGCAATATCCTGGCCTTGAAAGGCAATATCCTGTTTAGTAAGCACCTCCAGCAAAATGTGGTACACCAGGAGCGTTTTTATGTGCGGCATACCCAATATGACCAGCAGCATCTGTTTCATCAGATTTTATACAAGACCCTTCGGCTATTGCAGCGCATCAACACCAACGTCGCCCTAAACAGCAGGATTGGACACCTTCTCCTTCATTTTCCTGAAATGGAAGACATAAAGGTCAGTGATGCTACCTTTACCCGACTCGTACTAAACAGAAAGACAGAAGATTACGAAAATGCCATTGCCATTTCAAAGTTGTTGCTCCTCAATTACCACCCTGACCTCTGCCAAGGAAAAATGAATGTTTTGGCCTTGATGTTTGACATGAACTTGCTATGGGAGCAATTCATTTATGTGAGTTTGCGAAAACACCTGAGGGGAGAAATGACCATCACGGCTCAAACCACCATGGATTTTTGGAAGTCAACAGAAGGGCATCTAAGCAAAATAAAGCCAGATATCGTCATCAACCAAGGAAAGGCGGATGCGGCCATCATAGATACCAAATGGAAAAATCTCGGCGATGGCAAACCTTCACCTGACGATTTGAGACAGCTATATGTCTATCATGAATATTACCAGGCCCAAAAGGTGGCTTTGGTTTATCCCGGCACCGCTAACATCTATCCAGGTCATTATTTTTATCCGAATGAACGAGGCCTTTCTCAAAAGGAGTGCAGTGTCATCTCGCTTCCTACTGAAAAAGTCATTTCGGTCTGGCAGGAAAGTATTGCCAGGGAGTTATTGGGAAGATGGTTGGGAGGTGAATGA
- a CDS encoding type I restriction endonuclease subunit R, producing MTHLREHTVQKAAIEWLQALGYSYQEGNALQRDLKKVVLEADLRAFLQQNYPEVPATAINEAMAAFTQHEGMDVDYRNRDFHRKMTQGVSISWKDAQGKENARHMYPINFAAVDQNRFVCADEVTIVGKNTRRCDLLIYINGLPLVVFEFKDMFNLSVGVESAHNQIEHYVLDLPQLFDYNAITIVSDGMEALHGMYNSSLKWFAPWKSLHGDDIQQAEALQLETLLHGLFPQATLLNYLKNFIFHEDHNGKLIKKGAKYHQYWGIHKAVQSAQENIKPQGDGRLGVIWHTQGSGKSISMAILTGILRSLPEMKNPTIVIQVDRSDLDQQLYSNFVLCKDLVGDVQHADTTDELRSLLRNEGGGVIFTTIEKFRLKDLEAGKEIEHPVLSERYNLIIMADEAHRTQYGFKEGGFAQNIRKALPNASFIGFTGTPVDSKSADTEQVFGQTIHSYDIKQAVQDGATVPIYYEPKMVPLHIKGNYTAALEAIEETEEAEEDNTHAVWAAIEDAAGATDRVQRVAREILTHFQSRTATLPGKAMVVCMSRKNCVKMYDALTALEGCPEIAVIMTSNIGKDPKAWNPHVRTKDSMEAIKKRFRTPEDPLQIVIVRDMWLTGFDAPCAHTMYVDKVMKGHNLMQAIARVNRVFEDKPNGLVVDFIGISGFLATATKKYTSSGGEGAPTLDFEAAVDLCIRQLNTVKALMGHFDLAFINEMSAAEKMKWSNQLVNDLMQSDAVTDKFLVEERKLTELVAMTNSAPRIWDIQEEVGAIQKFRQVIRKIKFPPGAQRQKNERIKDLISESIASHAIVDLATLYDLDKIDISIIDDHFQAIVKEQGGENIKIELLRRIINDELRVRMPKNIQRFTTLKTELDKVLSRYHQNSLDSIAAIKHLLDIATEFQNDDKRTRELGLSEDELAFYDLLVANEKLLNEKGPIQDLVHQVVTSVKQNLQLDWTKKEDAKAAIRLAVKKELRGKVPFSELDDLLKAVIEQAEGQYGDWPMVG from the coding sequence ATGACGCACCTGAGAGAACATACCGTGCAAAAGGCTGCCATTGAGTGGCTACAAGCTTTGGGGTATAGCTACCAGGAAGGGAATGCGCTACAGCGGGACCTCAAAAAAGTGGTACTGGAGGCTGATTTACGGGCTTTTTTACAACAAAACTATCCCGAGGTACCTGCCACGGCCATCAATGAGGCGATGGCCGCCTTTACGCAACACGAAGGCATGGATGTGGATTATCGCAACCGCGATTTTCACCGCAAAATGACCCAAGGGGTGTCGATCAGCTGGAAAGATGCCCAGGGCAAAGAAAACGCCCGGCATATGTATCCCATCAATTTTGCGGCAGTAGACCAGAACCGCTTTGTGTGTGCGGATGAGGTGACCATTGTGGGGAAAAACACCCGCCGCTGCGACCTGCTGATCTATATCAATGGCTTGCCCCTGGTTGTTTTTGAATTTAAGGACATGTTTAACCTCAGCGTTGGGGTAGAAAGCGCGCACAACCAAATTGAACATTATGTTTTAGACCTTCCGCAGCTTTTCGATTACAATGCCATAACGATTGTATCCGACGGCATGGAAGCCTTACACGGCATGTATAATTCCTCCCTCAAGTGGTTTGCCCCCTGGAAAAGCCTCCACGGCGATGACATTCAGCAAGCGGAGGCATTACAACTAGAAACCCTACTCCATGGCCTCTTTCCCCAAGCCACTTTGCTGAATTATTTGAAGAACTTCATCTTCCACGAAGACCACAATGGCAAACTCATCAAAAAAGGCGCCAAGTACCACCAGTATTGGGGCATTCATAAAGCCGTACAATCGGCGCAGGAAAACATCAAGCCACAAGGCGATGGCCGCTTAGGGGTGATTTGGCATACCCAAGGCTCCGGCAAGAGCATTTCCATGGCCATCCTAACCGGGATTTTACGGTCCTTACCGGAAATGAAAAACCCGACCATTGTCATCCAGGTAGACCGCAGCGATTTGGACCAACAACTGTACAGCAATTTTGTATTGTGTAAAGACCTGGTCGGCGATGTCCAACACGCCGACACCACCGATGAACTCCGGTCGCTATTGCGCAACGAAGGTGGTGGCGTCATTTTTACCACCATCGAAAAATTCCGACTAAAAGACCTGGAAGCAGGAAAAGAAATCGAGCACCCCGTCCTCTCCGAGCGCTACAACCTGATCATCATGGCTGATGAGGCCCACCGCACCCAATACGGGTTCAAGGAAGGCGGATTTGCCCAAAACATCCGAAAGGCTCTGCCCAATGCCTCGTTTATTGGCTTTACCGGCACGCCCGTCGATAGCAAAAGCGCCGATACCGAGCAAGTGTTTGGCCAAACCATTCACAGCTACGATATCAAACAAGCCGTCCAGGACGGCGCCACCGTCCCCATCTATTACGAACCCAAAATGGTGCCCCTGCACATCAAAGGCAACTATACCGCCGCCCTGGAGGCCATCGAGGAGACCGAAGAGGCCGAAGAAGACAACACCCACGCCGTGTGGGCCGCCATCGAAGATGCCGCCGGCGCTACCGACCGGGTCCAGCGCGTCGCCAGGGAAATCCTGACCCATTTCCAGTCCCGCACCGCCACCTTGCCCGGCAAGGCGATGGTGGTGTGCATGAGTCGCAAGAACTGCGTCAAAATGTACGACGCCCTGACGGCGCTGGAGGGCTGCCCCGAAATCGCCGTCATCATGACCAGCAACATCGGCAAAGATCCCAAGGCCTGGAACCCGCACGTCCGCACCAAAGACAGCATGGAAGCCATCAAAAAGCGTTTCCGCACCCCCGAGGACCCCTTGCAGATCGTCATTGTCCGGGACATGTGGCTGACCGGTTTTGATGCCCCTTGTGCGCACACCATGTACGTCGACAAGGTGATGAAAGGCCACAACCTCATGCAGGCCATCGCCCGTGTCAACCGCGTATTTGAAGACAAACCCAATGGCCTGGTGGTCGACTTTATCGGCATCTCCGGCTTCCTGGCCACCGCCACCAAGAAATACACCAGCAGTGGCGGCGAAGGGGCGCCCACTTTGGATTTTGAAGCAGCGGTAGATTTATGTATCCGCCAATTGAACACGGTAAAAGCGCTGATGGGGCATTTTGATTTGGCGTTTATCAATGAAATGTCAGCCGCAGAAAAAATGAAGTGGTCCAATCAACTGGTCAATGACCTGATGCAATCCGATGCGGTGACGGATAAATTTCTGGTGGAGGAACGGAAATTGACCGAGCTGGTGGCCATGACCAACTCAGCTCCACGCATTTGGGATATTCAAGAAGAGGTAGGCGCCATTCAAAAATTCCGTCAAGTCATCCGCAAGATAAAATTCCCACCCGGCGCACAACGCCAAAAGAACGAGCGCATCAAAGACCTGATCAGCGAATCCATCGCATCGCATGCCATCGTGGACCTGGCCACCTTATACGATTTAGACAAAATAGACATTTCGATCATTGACGACCACTTCCAAGCCATCGTCAAGGAGCAAGGCGGCGAGAACATCAAGATCGAACTGCTGCGCCGCATCATCAACGATGAGCTCCGCGTGCGCATGCCCAAAAACATCCAACGCTTCACCACCTTAAAAACCGAGCTGGACAAAGTCCTGAGCCGCTACCATCAAAACAGCCTCGATTCCATCGCCGCCATCAAGCACCTGCTGGACATCGCCACGGAATTTCAAAATGACGACAAAAGAACGAGGGAGTTGGGCCTTAGCGAAGACGAGCTAGCCTTCTACGACCTACTCGTCGCCAACGAAAAGCTGCTCAATGAAAAAGGCCCGATCCAGGACCTCGTCCACCAAGTCGTCACCTCCGTCAAACAAAACCTCCAGCTCGACTGGACCAAGAAGGAGGACGCCAAGGCCGCCATTCGCCTGGCCGTCAAAAAAGAGCTGCGCGGCAAGGTCCCCTTCTCCGAATTGGATGACTTGCTGAAGGCCGTTATTGAGCAGGCGGAGGGGCAGTATGGGGATTGGCCGATGGTGGGGTGA
- a CDS encoding restriction endonuclease subunit S: MGDNWKTYRVSDFIEINPKVPLKKGMPYSFVEMKDLNASNKYVLPSVTKELNGGARFQNRDTLFARITPCLENGKICQVKNLENNLGFGSTEFLIFRGKKDISDSDFIFYLSRAPFFRKFAEAKMIGTSGRQRVAKDAFENFVLELPNIKEQRAIASILSALDDKIELNLQMNKTLEDMAMALYKHWFVDFGPFQDGEMVDSELGEIPKGWEVKRLSLLANFKNGKGLMNKFKKEDGAYNVFGSNGIIGRTNEFMFDKPVIAIGRVGANYGEVHYSIYPCWISDNAITVQPMDQKYYWWLLQRLRLIDYNNFVAGSAQPLITQGAIKEVECVVPKDVLLIDFSRKLDLLFSQLQNNISENQTLTTLRDTLLPKLISGELRVKGVEKMLTEVL; the protein is encoded by the coding sequence ATGGGAGATAATTGGAAGACATATCGAGTAAGTGATTTTATTGAGATAAATCCCAAAGTACCTTTAAAGAAGGGGATGCCATATTCATTTGTTGAAATGAAAGATTTAAATGCCAGTAATAAATATGTTTTACCATCTGTAACAAAGGAATTAAATGGTGGCGCTAGGTTTCAAAACAGAGATACGCTTTTCGCAAGAATTACCCCTTGTCTTGAAAACGGAAAGATTTGCCAAGTCAAAAATCTTGAAAACAATTTGGGATTCGGGTCTACAGAGTTTCTAATATTTAGGGGTAAAAAAGATATTTCAGATTCAGACTTTATATTTTATCTATCAAGGGCTCCTTTTTTTAGAAAATTTGCGGAAGCAAAAATGATTGGTACTTCTGGTAGACAGCGAGTTGCAAAAGATGCTTTTGAAAATTTTGTTTTAGAATTACCGAATATAAAAGAACAGCGCGCCATCGCCTCCATCCTCTCCGCCCTAGACGACAAAATCGAACTCAACCTCCAAATGAACAAAACCCTGGAGGACATGGCCATGGCCTTGTACAAGCATTGGTTTGTCGATTTTGGGCCCTTTCAGGACGGGGAAATGGTGGACTCGGAATTGGGGGAGATTCCGAAAGGGTGGGAGGTGAAACGGTTAAGTTTATTGGCAAATTTCAAGAATGGCAAAGGTTTAATGAACAAATTCAAAAAAGAAGATGGAGCATATAATGTGTTTGGATCAAACGGGATAATTGGAAGAACTAATGAATTTATGTTTGATAAACCAGTTATTGCAATAGGTAGGGTTGGTGCAAATTATGGGGAAGTTCATTATTCGATTTATCCATGTTGGATTTCGGATAATGCTATTACTGTGCAACCGATGGATCAAAAATATTATTGGTGGTTACTCCAAAGGCTTAGACTAATAGATTACAATAATTTTGTTGCAGGGTCTGCTCAACCTTTGATCACCCAAGGAGCAATAAAAGAAGTTGAATGTGTAGTTCCAAAAGATGTATTATTAATTGATTTCTCTAGAAAACTTGATTTACTTTTTTCTCAATTGCAAAATAATATTTCAGAAAACCAAACCCTCACCACCCTGCGCGACACCCTCCTTCCCAAGCTCATTAGCGGCGAGTTGCGGGTAAAAGGAGTGGAGAAAATGCTTACAGAGGTCCTATGA
- a CDS encoding N-6 DNA methylase, whose product MKDNAEQDDIKVIIDDAFDVIQELLTDYNPQLSNLLPRIFVKSELSAKQTAGIINLLSNPKFSEKENPETDILGRIYEFYIGRFAMAEGSGAGQFFTPGSIVRLLVELLEPYKGRIFDPACGSGGMFVQSLKFIKEHDGDKSDISIYGQEMTAQTLRLCLMNLMLRDLSFDIKLGNSLLDDKFPDLKADYIIANPPFNVSNWHPEDLPDGDPRLFGPKEEFTTSGSANYMWMQTFWHHLSDTGTAGIVMANGAMTSNTKGEKNVRQHMVDHSMIDCIVRLPDKLFLTTGIPACLFILSKNRDGKDGTQRERKQEILFIDASKMGTMASRKLRVFTDEDVRTIADTYHRWRTLADGYEDVDGFCKAATREAVQQQDYKLTPGIYVGTEAEEDDGIPFEEKMEELKATLLAQFERGEVLKRQILANFEKL is encoded by the coding sequence TTGAAGGACAATGCCGAGCAGGACGATATCAAGGTGATCATCGATGATGCGTTTGATGTGATCCAGGAGCTGTTGACGGATTATAACCCGCAGCTCAGCAACTTGCTGCCGCGGATTTTTGTGAAAAGTGAGCTGTCGGCCAAGCAAACGGCGGGCATTATCAATTTGCTTTCCAACCCCAAGTTTTCTGAAAAGGAAAATCCGGAGACGGATATCCTGGGGCGCATTTACGAGTTCTATATCGGGCGCTTTGCGATGGCGGAGGGCTCGGGTGCGGGACAGTTCTTTACGCCGGGCAGCATCGTGCGGCTGTTGGTGGAATTGCTGGAGCCCTACAAGGGGCGCATCTTCGACCCGGCCTGTGGCAGTGGCGGGATGTTTGTGCAAAGCTTGAAATTCATCAAGGAACATGATGGCGACAAAAGCGATATTTCCATCTACGGACAGGAGATGACGGCCCAAACCTTGCGGCTCTGTTTGATGAACCTGATGTTGCGGGACTTATCTTTTGATATCAAATTGGGCAACTCCTTGCTGGATGATAAGTTCCCGGACCTGAAAGCGGATTATATCATCGCCAATCCGCCCTTTAATGTGAGCAACTGGCACCCCGAGGACCTGCCCGACGGCGACCCGCGCTTGTTTGGCCCCAAGGAGGAATTTACCACCAGCGGCAGCGCCAATTACATGTGGATGCAGACCTTCTGGCATCACCTCAGCGATACGGGGACGGCGGGCATTGTGATGGCCAACGGGGCCATGACCTCCAATACCAAAGGCGAAAAAAACGTGCGCCAGCATATGGTGGATCATAGTATGATCGATTGTATTGTGCGGCTGCCCGATAAGTTGTTTCTGACCACGGGTATCCCGGCTTGCTTGTTTATCCTTAGCAAAAACCGGGATGGCAAGGATGGTACGCAGCGCGAGCGCAAGCAGGAAATCCTGTTCATCGATGCCTCCAAGATGGGGACGATGGCCAGCCGCAAGTTGCGGGTATTCACCGACGAAGATGTTCGCACCATTGCCGATACCTACCACCGGTGGCGGACCCTGGCGGATGGCTACGAAGATGTAGATGGCTTTTGTAAGGCGGCGACGCGGGAGGCGGTTCAACAACAGGATTACAAGCTCACCCCCGGTATTTATGTGGGAACGGAAGCGGAGGAAGACGATGGCATTCCGTTTGAGGAAAAGATGGAGGAACTGAAAGCGACTTTGTTGGCGCAGTTTGAGAGAGGAGAGGTGTTGAAACGGCAGATTTTGGCGAATTTTGAAAAATTGTAA
- a CDS encoding type I restriction-modification system subunit M N-terminal domain-containing protein, giving the protein MAKADIDFEKELWDAANELRGAVSENNYKNYILPLVFLKHLSERYDIVHDELEGLIQDPNRIIIPPTRRRSAMSSPTRMNTGRAIPLKSRKRPLGNT; this is encoded by the coding sequence ATGGCAAAAGCAGACATCGATTTTGAAAAGGAACTGTGGGATGCCGCCAATGAACTCCGAGGCGCAGTGTCAGAGAACAATTATAAGAATTACATCCTGCCCCTGGTATTCCTCAAGCACCTGAGCGAGCGCTATGACATCGTGCATGATGAATTGGAAGGACTCATCCAGGACCCCAATCGAATTATTATACCACCGACCCGGAGGAGATCAGCTATGTCCTCTCCGACCAGGATGAATACCGGGCGCGCAATACCTTTAAAATCCCGAAAACGGCCTCTTGGCAATACTTGA